The sequence below is a genomic window from Desulfobulbus oligotrophicus.
GGGTATGTCCAGAGGGCGCCCCTTCAACCGGACATTGGTTTTAAAGATATGCAACTCACCGCCCAAATCCACCCCTTTGGCAGTACCGACATATTTAACCGGCACGGTAAATGTAGCGGCCTCCTGTAGATCAATTTCAAAGAAATCAATATGAATCAAATCACCGGTGACAGAATCCTTTTGGATCTCCTGGACAAGTACATGTCTCTCTCCCGCGTCATCACCTTCTATCTGGAGCGTGATCACGGCATTGCGCCCCTGAATGGAGAGAAGATCTTTGTACAGTTGAGCTGTATTAAACTGAAGGGATACGGGTGTTTTCCCTCCACTGTACATGTTACCGGGCGTTATATCACGCATCCTCAATTGCCGCATCGGCCCTTTTCCAAAAACCGTGCGTACTGTGGAGTTCACCTGAACCTGCAACATACAAACCTCCCTCCCCTTTTCCGGGATCCATCCAAATCAAAATCATAAAGGTATAGAACTGTTACACAAACAAATAACTGACCGAGTCTTCGTTATGAATTCTCTTGATCGCCTCGCCCAGCAACGGCCCAACTGATAAGACAGTAATCTTATCACACTGTTTCGCATCTTCTCGAAGAGGGATAGAGTTTGTCACCAAAAGAGACTTAAGACATGATTTTTCGATAC
It includes:
- a CDS encoding 50S ribosomal protein L25, with protein sequence MLQVQVNSTVRTVFGKGPMRQLRMRDITPGNMYSGGKTPVSLQFNTAQLYKDLLSIQGRNAVITLQIEGDDAGERHVLVQEIQKDSVTGDLIHIDFFEIDLQEAATFTVPVKYVGTAKGVDLGGELHIFKTNVRLKGRPLDIPDLVEVDITHLEQGGQGLAYSDFSIPPNVEMMEKGNVTCVAVL